A single genomic interval of Oryctolagus cuniculus chromosome 19, mOryCun1.1, whole genome shotgun sequence harbors:
- the GLIS2 gene encoding zinc finger protein GLIS2 isoform X3, giving the protein MHSLDEPLDLKLSITKLRAAREKRERTLGAARQRALHRELGLVDDSPTPGSPGSPPSGFLLNPKFPEKVEGRFSAAPLVDLSLSPPSGLDSPNGSTSLSPERQGNGDLPAVPTAPDFQRCLDGVPSSFHFFLPLGSGGALHLPASSFLSSPKDKCLSPELPLPKQLVCRWAKCNQLFEFLQDLVDHVNDHHVKPEKDAGYCCHWEGCARHGRGFNARYKMLIHIRTHTNEKPHRCPTCNKSFSRLENLKIHNRSHTGEKPYVCPYEGCNKRYSNSSDRFKHTRTHYVDKPYYCKMPGCHKRYTDPSSLRKHIKAHGHFVSHEQQELLQLRPTPKPPLPAPDGGPYVSGAQIIIPNPAALFGGPSLPGLPLPLAPGPLDLSALACGNGGGGGTGGGIGPGLPGPVLPLNLAKNPLLPSPFGAGGLGLPVVSLLAGSAGGKAEGERGRGSAPSRALEGRKTPLERTESSRSRPSPDGLPLLPGTVLDLSTGVNSAASSPEALTPGWVVIPPGSVLLKPAVVN; this is encoded by the exons ATGCACTCCTTGGACGAGCCGCTCGACCTGAAGCTGAGCATCACCAAGCTCCGGGCGGCGAGAGAGAAGCGGGAGAGGACGCTGGGTGCAGCCCGGCAGCGTGCTCTGCACAGAGAGCTCGGCCTGGTGGACGACAGCCCCACGCCGGGCTCTCCGGGCTCCCCACCCTCAG GCTTCCTGCTGAACCCCAAGTTCCCTGAGAAGGTGGAGGGGCGCTTTTCAGCAGCCCCCCTGGTAGACCTCAGCTTGTCACCGCCATCCGGGCTGGACTCCCCCAATGGTAGCACCTCACTGTCCCCTGAGCGCCAGGGCAACGGAgacctgcctgcagtgcccacagccCCG GACTTCCAGCGCTGTTTGGACGGTGTCCCCAGCTCCTTCCACTTCTTCCTgcccctgggctctgggggcgccctgcacctgcctgcatCCTCCTTCCTCAGCTCCCCCAAGGACAAGTGCCTCTCGCCAGAGCTGCCCCTGCCTAAGCAGCTGGTGTGTCGCTGGGCCAAG TGTAACCAGCTCTTTGAGTTCCTGCAAGACCTGGTGGACCATGTCAACGACCACCATGTCAAGCCCGAGAAGGACGCCGGGTACTGCTGCCACTGGGAGGGCTGTGCCCGCCACGGCCGAGGCTTCAACGCCAG GTACAAGATGCTCATCCACATCCGCACGCACACCAACGAGAAGCCGCACCGCTGCCCCACCTGCAACAAGAGCTTCTCCCGCCTCGAGAACCTCAAGATCCACAACCGGTCCCACACCG GTGAGAAGCCCTACGTGTGCCCCTACGAGGGTTGCAACAAGCGTTACTCCAACTCCAGTGACCGCTTCAAGCACACGCGCACCCACTACGTGGACAAGCCCTACTACTGCAAGATGCCCGGCTGCCATAAGCGCTACACGGACCCCAGCTCGCTGCGCAAGCACATCAAGGCCCACGGCCACTTCGTGTCCCACGAGCAGCAAGAGCTCCTTCAGCTGCGTCCTACCCCAAAacctccactgcctgcccccgACGGCGGCCCCTACGTCAGTGGGGCCCAGATCATCATCCCCAACCCTGCCGCCCTCTTTGGAGGCCCCAGCTTGcccggcctgcccctgcccctggcccccggccccctCGACCTCAGTGCCCTGGCCTGTGGTAATGGTGGGGGGGGTGGGACTGGAGGGGGCATAGGTCCTGGGCTGCCGGGTCCTGTCCTGCCCCTCAACCTGGCCAAGAACCCGCTGCTGCCCTCGCCCTTTGGGGCTGGCGGACTGGGCCTGCCTGTGGTCTCCCTCCTTGCTGGCTCCGCTGGCGGCAAGGctgagggggagagagggcgTGGGTCAGCGCCCTCGAGGGCCCTGGAGGGCCGCAAGACACCCCTGGAAAGGACGGAGAGCAGCCGCTCCCGGCCAAGCCCCGACGGACTCCCTCTGCTGCCGGGCACCGTGCTGGACCTGTCCACGGGCGTCAACTCGGCAGCCAGCAGCCCCGAGGCGCTAACCCCTGGCTGGGTGGTCATCCCGCCGGGCTCCGTGCTGCTCAAGCCGGCAGTGGTGAACTGA
- the GLIS2 gene encoding zinc finger protein GLIS2 isoform X2 encodes MAAGQATRSSPSLEDSLPLPCCAQGVAQPLFFHRFLLPAACCLPPPAPPAPPPPIAMHSLDEPLDLKLSITKLRAAREKRERTLGAARQRALHRELGLVDDSPTPGSPGSPPSGFLLNPKFPEKVEGRFSAAPLVDLSLSPPSGLDSPNGSTSLSPERQGNGDLPAVPTAPRCLDGVPSSFHFFLPLGSGGALHLPASSFLSSPKDKCLSPELPLPKQLVCRWAKCNQLFEFLQDLVDHVNDHHVKPEKDAGYCCHWEGCARHGRGFNARYKMLIHIRTHTNEKPHRCPTCNKSFSRLENLKIHNRSHTGEKPYVCPYEGCNKRYSNSSDRFKHTRTHYVDKPYYCKMPGCHKRYTDPSSLRKHIKAHGHFVSHEQQELLQLRPTPKPPLPAPDGGPYVSGAQIIIPNPAALFGGPSLPGLPLPLAPGPLDLSALACGNGGGGGTGGGIGPGLPGPVLPLNLAKNPLLPSPFGAGGLGLPVVSLLAGSAGGKAEGERGRGSAPSRALEGRKTPLERTESSRSRPSPDGLPLLPGTVLDLSTGVNSAASSPEALTPGWVVIPPGSVLLKPAVVN; translated from the exons ATGGCTGCTGGCCAGGCCACTCGGAGCTCTCCCAGCCTGGAAGACAGCCTCCCGCTGCCCTGCTGCGCCCAGGGCGTAGCACAGCCGCTGTTCTTCCACAGGTTCCTGCTGCCTGccgcctgctgcctgccacctCCCGCgccgccagccccccccccccccatcgccATGCACTCCTTGGACGAGCCGCTCGACCTGAAGCTGAGCATCACCAAGCTCCGGGCGGCGAGAGAGAAGCGGGAGAGGACGCTGGGTGCAGCCCGGCAGCGTGCTCTGCACAGAGAGCTCGGCCTGGTGGACGACAGCCCCACGCCGGGCTCTCCGGGCTCCCCACCCTCAG GCTTCCTGCTGAACCCCAAGTTCCCTGAGAAGGTGGAGGGGCGCTTTTCAGCAGCCCCCCTGGTAGACCTCAGCTTGTCACCGCCATCCGGGCTGGACTCCCCCAATGGTAGCACCTCACTGTCCCCTGAGCGCCAGGGCAACGGAgacctgcctgcagtgcccacagccCCG CGCTGTTTGGACGGTGTCCCCAGCTCCTTCCACTTCTTCCTgcccctgggctctgggggcgccctgcacctgcctgcatCCTCCTTCCTCAGCTCCCCCAAGGACAAGTGCCTCTCGCCAGAGCTGCCCCTGCCTAAGCAGCTGGTGTGTCGCTGGGCCAAG TGTAACCAGCTCTTTGAGTTCCTGCAAGACCTGGTGGACCATGTCAACGACCACCATGTCAAGCCCGAGAAGGACGCCGGGTACTGCTGCCACTGGGAGGGCTGTGCCCGCCACGGCCGAGGCTTCAACGCCAG GTACAAGATGCTCATCCACATCCGCACGCACACCAACGAGAAGCCGCACCGCTGCCCCACCTGCAACAAGAGCTTCTCCCGCCTCGAGAACCTCAAGATCCACAACCGGTCCCACACCG GTGAGAAGCCCTACGTGTGCCCCTACGAGGGTTGCAACAAGCGTTACTCCAACTCCAGTGACCGCTTCAAGCACACGCGCACCCACTACGTGGACAAGCCCTACTACTGCAAGATGCCCGGCTGCCATAAGCGCTACACGGACCCCAGCTCGCTGCGCAAGCACATCAAGGCCCACGGCCACTTCGTGTCCCACGAGCAGCAAGAGCTCCTTCAGCTGCGTCCTACCCCAAAacctccactgcctgcccccgACGGCGGCCCCTACGTCAGTGGGGCCCAGATCATCATCCCCAACCCTGCCGCCCTCTTTGGAGGCCCCAGCTTGcccggcctgcccctgcccctggcccccggccccctCGACCTCAGTGCCCTGGCCTGTGGTAATGGTGGGGGGGGTGGGACTGGAGGGGGCATAGGTCCTGGGCTGCCGGGTCCTGTCCTGCCCCTCAACCTGGCCAAGAACCCGCTGCTGCCCTCGCCCTTTGGGGCTGGCGGACTGGGCCTGCCTGTGGTCTCCCTCCTTGCTGGCTCCGCTGGCGGCAAGGctgagggggagagagggcgTGGGTCAGCGCCCTCGAGGGCCCTGGAGGGCCGCAAGACACCCCTGGAAAGGACGGAGAGCAGCCGCTCCCGGCCAAGCCCCGACGGACTCCCTCTGCTGCCGGGCACCGTGCTGGACCTGTCCACGGGCGTCAACTCGGCAGCCAGCAGCCCCGAGGCGCTAACCCCTGGCTGGGTGGTCATCCCGCCGGGCTCCGTGCTGCTCAAGCCGGCAGTGGTGAACTGA
- the GLIS2 gene encoding zinc finger protein GLIS2 isoform X1, which translates to MAAGQATRSSPSLEDSLPLPCCAQGVAQPLFFHRFLLPAACCLPPPAPPAPPPPIAMHSLDEPLDLKLSITKLRAAREKRERTLGAARQRALHRELGLVDDSPTPGSPGSPPSGFLLNPKFPEKVEGRFSAAPLVDLSLSPPSGLDSPNGSTSLSPERQGNGDLPAVPTAPDFQRCLDGVPSSFHFFLPLGSGGALHLPASSFLSSPKDKCLSPELPLPKQLVCRWAKCNQLFEFLQDLVDHVNDHHVKPEKDAGYCCHWEGCARHGRGFNARYKMLIHIRTHTNEKPHRCPTCNKSFSRLENLKIHNRSHTGEKPYVCPYEGCNKRYSNSSDRFKHTRTHYVDKPYYCKMPGCHKRYTDPSSLRKHIKAHGHFVSHEQQELLQLRPTPKPPLPAPDGGPYVSGAQIIIPNPAALFGGPSLPGLPLPLAPGPLDLSALACGNGGGGGTGGGIGPGLPGPVLPLNLAKNPLLPSPFGAGGLGLPVVSLLAGSAGGKAEGERGRGSAPSRALEGRKTPLERTESSRSRPSPDGLPLLPGTVLDLSTGVNSAASSPEALTPGWVVIPPGSVLLKPAVVN; encoded by the exons ATGGCTGCTGGCCAGGCCACTCGGAGCTCTCCCAGCCTGGAAGACAGCCTCCCGCTGCCCTGCTGCGCCCAGGGCGTAGCACAGCCGCTGTTCTTCCACAGGTTCCTGCTGCCTGccgcctgctgcctgccacctCCCGCgccgccagccccccccccccccatcgccATGCACTCCTTGGACGAGCCGCTCGACCTGAAGCTGAGCATCACCAAGCTCCGGGCGGCGAGAGAGAAGCGGGAGAGGACGCTGGGTGCAGCCCGGCAGCGTGCTCTGCACAGAGAGCTCGGCCTGGTGGACGACAGCCCCACGCCGGGCTCTCCGGGCTCCCCACCCTCAG GCTTCCTGCTGAACCCCAAGTTCCCTGAGAAGGTGGAGGGGCGCTTTTCAGCAGCCCCCCTGGTAGACCTCAGCTTGTCACCGCCATCCGGGCTGGACTCCCCCAATGGTAGCACCTCACTGTCCCCTGAGCGCCAGGGCAACGGAgacctgcctgcagtgcccacagccCCG GACTTCCAGCGCTGTTTGGACGGTGTCCCCAGCTCCTTCCACTTCTTCCTgcccctgggctctgggggcgccctgcacctgcctgcatCCTCCTTCCTCAGCTCCCCCAAGGACAAGTGCCTCTCGCCAGAGCTGCCCCTGCCTAAGCAGCTGGTGTGTCGCTGGGCCAAG TGTAACCAGCTCTTTGAGTTCCTGCAAGACCTGGTGGACCATGTCAACGACCACCATGTCAAGCCCGAGAAGGACGCCGGGTACTGCTGCCACTGGGAGGGCTGTGCCCGCCACGGCCGAGGCTTCAACGCCAG GTACAAGATGCTCATCCACATCCGCACGCACACCAACGAGAAGCCGCACCGCTGCCCCACCTGCAACAAGAGCTTCTCCCGCCTCGAGAACCTCAAGATCCACAACCGGTCCCACACCG GTGAGAAGCCCTACGTGTGCCCCTACGAGGGTTGCAACAAGCGTTACTCCAACTCCAGTGACCGCTTCAAGCACACGCGCACCCACTACGTGGACAAGCCCTACTACTGCAAGATGCCCGGCTGCCATAAGCGCTACACGGACCCCAGCTCGCTGCGCAAGCACATCAAGGCCCACGGCCACTTCGTGTCCCACGAGCAGCAAGAGCTCCTTCAGCTGCGTCCTACCCCAAAacctccactgcctgcccccgACGGCGGCCCCTACGTCAGTGGGGCCCAGATCATCATCCCCAACCCTGCCGCCCTCTTTGGAGGCCCCAGCTTGcccggcctgcccctgcccctggcccccggccccctCGACCTCAGTGCCCTGGCCTGTGGTAATGGTGGGGGGGGTGGGACTGGAGGGGGCATAGGTCCTGGGCTGCCGGGTCCTGTCCTGCCCCTCAACCTGGCCAAGAACCCGCTGCTGCCCTCGCCCTTTGGGGCTGGCGGACTGGGCCTGCCTGTGGTCTCCCTCCTTGCTGGCTCCGCTGGCGGCAAGGctgagggggagagagggcgTGGGTCAGCGCCCTCGAGGGCCCTGGAGGGCCGCAAGACACCCCTGGAAAGGACGGAGAGCAGCCGCTCCCGGCCAAGCCCCGACGGACTCCCTCTGCTGCCGGGCACCGTGCTGGACCTGTCCACGGGCGTCAACTCGGCAGCCAGCAGCCCCGAGGCGCTAACCCCTGGCTGGGTGGTCATCCCGCCGGGCTCCGTGCTGCTCAAGCCGGCAGTGGTGAACTGA